The stretch of DNA AAAATTCAGGACTATATTGACGGAGAATATATCTATGTGCCCAGAAAAGAGAAAAACCGAAAGGTCTGGGGGCAGAATACCAATCGAAAGCAGGAAACACTTCTGAGAAACCGGGAGATTTACAGGCAGTACCTTGAAGGAACGCCAGTCTCGGGCCTTTCAGAAGCCTATTTCCTGTCGCCGAAGAGTATACAGAAAATTATTGCAAAATGTAAACTGGAAAACCAGTAACAGAAGCGCCGGGTTTAAAAAACCAAACGGCGCTTTTTTGTTTCAGAAAAATAAAGGCGGTTGCCGGGCTGGTAAAACAGCCGGTATAATGCTTTTGGGGCAAAAAGTATTTTCTGAAACAGATTGGAGAAATGAAATGAAAAAGAAACAGATAAAAAAGAATGATCCGATAAAATACATCGGAGCAGATACAATAGAGGCAACCGTTGTTAAAATTATGAATAAGCAGGCCCAGGTGCTGGCAGGTGATAAGCTTGTAAGCTGCCTGCTGCCGCAGGCGCTGGTTTCTGAAAAGAATGCGCTGGCGGTGGGAGACCGGGTGGCTGTAAGCCCGGCCGGCAGCCAGATGTACCAATTATCCGCTGTCCTGCCCAGAGAAACAGCGGTGTTCCGGGGCAACCGGCGTTCGCCGGGAGAATCGGTACTGGTAGCGGCCAATGTGCACTACCTTTTAGTCATTGTGACAGCAGAGTATCTCCGGCATCAGGCCGGCTATCTGGAGGCGGCCAGCATCGCGGCCCGGCGGGCCGGAATCAGGATCCTTATTCTGATCAGTAAATGGGATTTGATCAGCGAGCGGGAAAGAAGCCTGCTTGAGAATAAAATAGCGCTTTATCGGGAAACGGCAGATCTTGTCTTTACCGGGTCTGAGGGGGCGGAGCTGGAGGCGCTGACAAAAGCAGTGTCTGGCAAAACAGGGGTGGTCGTTGGTGACCGCTCCTGCGGTAAGTCGGCTTTGATCCAAAAGATTTTGACCAGACTCATGGAAAATGAAAAAAAACCTGGAAAGCTTCCTGGTACACACACCAGCCAGCTGGAGGCCGGTCCCCAAAACACATGGCTGATTGATACGCCGGGCTTTCGGGATTTTGCCTTGGAGGAAATCACAGCAGACGAACGCAACGCGGTATTTCCCGAAATCGCCGGGCTGGCCGCTGCCTGTGGCTTCAGCAGCTGTACGCACACCCACGAAGAGGGCTGCGCGGTAATACAGGCCCTTCGGGAGGCCCGGATTGAACGGGAGCGGTACGACGCCTATCAGGGTATGTCAGGGAAAAAGCCCAAAGCAGCAATGCAGGCCGACTACAGGCATACCGCCTGCGCCGAGAGCTTTGTATGTAAGGTGTGCGGAGCCCCAGTCGCGCCAGAGGGAGCCGGCAGCCAGCACAGGAACCATTGCCCCAAATGCCTGTCAAGCCTCCATGTCGACAACAGGCCCGGAGACCGCGCATCCCTGTGCCATGGCGTCATGGAGCCGGTGAGCGTGTGGGTTCGGAAAAACGGCGAGTGGGCCATTATACACCGGTGCCGCCTGTGCGGCGCGCTGAGCTCAAACCGCATCGCGGCGGATGATAACCCGGCGCTGCTGATGTCCATCGCCGTTAAGCCGCTGGCGAGAACTCCTTTTCCGCTCAACAAGCTGGAGGAGATGTTCGGAGGAGCGGGCGAGGCTTAAAAGAATTGGAACAGGGTTTTAGACGCTCACTTTGGGGTATCTAGAAAGAAAAACGAAAGCAGGTGTCATAAATGATGCATCATATAGAAATTTTCGATCCGGATATCCAGTGCTACGCAGGAGAGTGCGAGCCCATGGGCAATAAAGAGTACATGCGTATTACCACCATGTTAGAAAATCTGAAAATGGCCGGGAAGGATATTATCCGCTATAATCCCATGCAGGAGCCCTCGCTTTATAAGGAGAAGCCTGAGCTTAAACAGCTGATTGACGAAAAAGGGGTTAAGGCTCTGCCGGCAGTGATGCTGGACGGCAGGATTGTCAAAAGCGGTGAATACCCCTCCAATAAGGAATTGCTGGACTGGGCAGGACTGAGCCAGGAGGAGCTGGTTAAAACCATCATGCAAAAGAAAATGTCAAATTGTAAATGCGGCAACGATCTGGATTGCTGCTGCTAAATAAAAATTTCCAAGAGGACCGGTAAGGCTTACCGGTCCTCTTTTCTTAATAAAAAGCTTAAAAGCTTAATGCCGGCTTCTATAAAATTTTACATCATGACGGGTTAAAAGAAAAAGCACCAGATTACCTCTCAGAAGGACATGACCAGTTAATCTTGTTAAAAGATAGACAAATTTATGGGCGTAAAAAGAGTTGACAAACGGTTTCACAGGAACTATACTAGTCTTAACTGGTCATGACCACTAATGATGACCGAGGGGGAATTACTTGTGGACAAAGTCGAATTAATTGAGAGAAAGGCATTTAATATCCGAAACGATATTGTAAAAACCATTATTGAGAATGGGGATGGTCATGCCGGGCCGTCCCTTTCCTGCACCGATATTCTGGCGACCCTGTACTTTGGGGTGATGAAGGTTGATGTCAATAAACCCAAATGGGAAAAAAGAGACCGCCTTATTCTGAGCGCAGGGCATAAGTGCCTGGCGTTATATGGGACGCTGATTGAAAAAGGATTTGAGAGTGAGCGGGTACTGCACAGCTATAATCATCTGGGCACGATCGTGCCAGGACACCCGGATATGAAAAAGTTCCGGGGGGTGGATTTCAGCTCCGGTGCTCTGGGACATGGCCTGCCCATTGGCTGCGGTATGGCCCTGGACGCAAAGCTTAAAAGCCATGACAACCGTGTGTTTGTCCTGATGGGCGACGGTGAACAGGGAGAAGGCTCTAACTGGGAGGCTGCAATGTTTGCAGCGCACCATGAGCTTGATAATCTGGTTGCGGTTATTGACCGCAACGGCCTGCAGATCAATGGCGCGACGAAAGAAGTGCTTAACAGCGCGGATCTTGCGGAAAAATACAAAAGCTTCGGGTGGGCTGTTGAAGTTGTGGACGGCCACGATGTGGCGGCCATGCTGAAAATTTTTGAACAGACACCCGCTCAAGCTGGAAAACCAACAATGGTTATTGCCAATACCATCAAGAGCAAAGGAATGTCCTTTGCGGAAAACAACGTGAAGTACCACCACTGGAACCCGGGAAAGGATTCAGAGGAAGCCAGACAGGCATTGGAAGATTTACGCAGCTATCAGGAAGCAAAGGGGTGGTCATAATGGCAGGAACAAAACAGAATCCAAGAGATGTTTTTGGCGAGGTGCTTCTGGAAATCGGGAAAGCAGACGAACGCGTTATGGCGGTGTCCTGTGATTCCGGCGCCGGCTCAGGCATGAATCCCTTTAAGGACACGCTGCCCCAGCAGTATTTAGAGGTTGGGATCAGCGAGCAGGACGCCATCGGCATCTGTGCCGGTCTGGCGGAATCCGGAAGAGTGCCGGTGGTATCCGCCATTGCGCCGTTTATCAGCATGCGGTGCTTTGAGCAGATCCGAAACGATGTGGGCTATTCCAACATGAACGTCAAAATTATCGGCTCAAGCAGCGGCCTGTCCCATTCCAATCTGGGCTCTACCCACCAGGCGCTGGAGGATATGTCCATTTTGAAAACCGTGCCCAATATGGTGATCTTTAATCCAGGTGACGGCTACGAGGTAGAGATGTCACTCAGAAAGGCCGTGGCCTGTAAGGGGCCTGTCTATATCCGTATGCCCAGAAACGCCATGGAAATGCCAGTGGACCCAGAGAAGCGCAGCTTTGAAATCGGCAGGGGTGAAAGCCTTTTAGACACCGGTGATGAGGTGGTTATCCTGGTCACGGGAACACTGAGCATGGACGCGCTGGAGGCAGGAAAAAGGCTGGCCGAAAAGGGCTATAAGGTTAAGGTGCTCAATTTTACAACCGTTAAGCCGCTGGATAAAAAGCTGATCCGCGATGCCTATAAAAATTGCCGCCTTATGTGCACGGTTGAGGAGCACATCACCACCGGCGGCTTTGGGAGCAGTGTGCTGGAGCTTTTGGCCGATATGCCGCACTGCGCACCCGTGCATGTGCTGGGCATCGAGGCAGGCTCTACCCAGACAGGACCTTACCGCGAGCTTTTGGATTATTATGGCTTAAGCGCCGGCAAGCTTGCAGAAACCATTGAAACTTACATTCATAATTTAGCATAAGGAGAGAGACATGGAGATTAAATGCAGTTTAAACACCTTCAGAAACACAGACATTACGTTTATAGACAGCGAGAGGGCCTACATCGA from Eubacterium sp. 1001713B170207_170306_E7 encodes:
- a CDS encoding CD3324 family protein, with the translated sequence MSYIKAGDVLPKELVDKIQDYIDGEYIYVPRKEKNRKVWGQNTNRKQETLLRNREIYRQYLEGTPVSGLSEAYFLSPKSIQKIIAKCKLENQ
- the rsgA gene encoding ribosome small subunit-dependent GTPase A; the encoded protein is MKKKQIKKNDPIKYIGADTIEATVVKIMNKQAQVLAGDKLVSCLLPQALVSEKNALAVGDRVAVSPAGSQMYQLSAVLPRETAVFRGNRRSPGESVLVAANVHYLLVIVTAEYLRHQAGYLEAASIAARRAGIRILILISKWDLISERERSLLENKIALYRETADLVFTGSEGAELEALTKAVSGKTGVVVGDRSCGKSALIQKILTRLMENEKKPGKLPGTHTSQLEAGPQNTWLIDTPGFRDFALEEITADERNAVFPEIAGLAAACGFSSCTHTHEEGCAVIQALREARIERERYDAYQGMSGKKPKAAMQADYRHTACAESFVCKVCGAPVAPEGAGSQHRNHCPKCLSSLHVDNRPGDRASLCHGVMEPVSVWVRKNGEWAIIHRCRLCGALSSNRIAADDNPALLMSIAVKPLARTPFPLNKLEEMFGGAGEA
- a CDS encoding arsenic metallochaperone ArsD family protein, encoding MMHHIEIFDPDIQCYAGECEPMGNKEYMRITTMLENLKMAGKDIIRYNPMQEPSLYKEKPELKQLIDEKGVKALPAVMLDGRIVKSGEYPSNKELLDWAGLSQEELVKTIMQKKMSNCKCGNDLDCCC
- a CDS encoding transketolase, which produces MDKVELIERKAFNIRNDIVKTIIENGDGHAGPSLSCTDILATLYFGVMKVDVNKPKWEKRDRLILSAGHKCLALYGTLIEKGFESERVLHSYNHLGTIVPGHPDMKKFRGVDFSSGALGHGLPIGCGMALDAKLKSHDNRVFVLMGDGEQGEGSNWEAAMFAAHHELDNLVAVIDRNGLQINGATKEVLNSADLAEKYKSFGWAVEVVDGHDVAAMLKIFEQTPAQAGKPTMVIANTIKSKGMSFAENNVKYHHWNPGKDSEEARQALEDLRSYQEAKGWS
- a CDS encoding transketolase C-terminal domain-containing protein — translated: MAGTKQNPRDVFGEVLLEIGKADERVMAVSCDSGAGSGMNPFKDTLPQQYLEVGISEQDAIGICAGLAESGRVPVVSAIAPFISMRCFEQIRNDVGYSNMNVKIIGSSSGLSHSNLGSTHQALEDMSILKTVPNMVIFNPGDGYEVEMSLRKAVACKGPVYIRMPRNAMEMPVDPEKRSFEIGRGESLLDTGDEVVILVTGTLSMDALEAGKRLAEKGYKVKVLNFTTVKPLDKKLIRDAYKNCRLMCTVEEHITTGGFGSSVLELLADMPHCAPVHVLGIEAGSTQTGPYRELLDYYGLSAGKLAETIETYIHNLA